Proteins found in one Brevibacillus brevis genomic segment:
- a CDS encoding purine-nucleoside phosphorylase, with translation MANFHDAVAYIEPKLTEKPTIGLVLGSGLGVLADEIENPVIIPYHEIPGFTVSTVVGHKGQLVIGKLQGKQVVAMQGRFHFYEGHGLDAVVFPIRVMKLLGVETIIVTNAAGGINEGYNPGDLMLISDHINMTFRNPLIGANDEQLGARFPDMSEAYSKQLRKLAHEVASEQGIQLREGVYAGLLGPTYETPAEIRMLRLLGGDAVGMSTVPEVIVARHMGVKVLGISCISNMAAGILEQPLSHDEVMETTEKVKSQFLALVNGIVAKM, from the coding sequence TTGGCAAATTTCCATGATGCAGTAGCATATATCGAACCGAAATTGACAGAAAAACCAACCATTGGTCTCGTGCTTGGATCAGGGCTGGGTGTATTGGCAGATGAAATCGAAAATCCAGTGATCATACCTTATCATGAAATTCCTGGATTCACAGTGTCCACTGTTGTTGGGCACAAAGGACAACTCGTGATTGGTAAGCTGCAAGGCAAACAAGTCGTTGCGATGCAAGGTCGTTTCCACTTTTATGAGGGACATGGTCTGGATGCCGTTGTTTTCCCAATCCGTGTCATGAAGTTGCTCGGCGTAGAAACGATTATTGTGACCAATGCGGCTGGCGGAATTAACGAAGGCTACAATCCAGGCGACCTCATGCTGATTTCCGATCACATCAACATGACGTTCCGCAATCCGTTGATTGGTGCAAACGATGAACAATTGGGAGCGCGTTTCCCGGATATGTCTGAGGCTTATTCCAAACAGCTCCGCAAGCTCGCCCATGAAGTTGCGTCCGAGCAAGGAATCCAGCTTCGTGAAGGTGTATACGCAGGTCTACTAGGACCAACCTATGAAACTCCTGCTGAAATCCGTATGCTTCGTCTGTTGGGCGGGGATGCTGTAGGGATGTCAACCGTACCAGAAGTAATCGTGGCACGACACATGGGTGTGAAGGTGCTCGGTATTTCGTGCATTAGCAACATGGCTGCAGGTATTTTGGAGCAACCTCTGTCCCATGATGAAGTTATGGAAACAACAGAGAAGGTAAAATCGCAATTCCTGGCTCTGGTGAACGGTATCGTAGCCAAAATGTAA
- a CDS encoding pyrimidine-nucleoside phosphorylase, with translation MRMVDMIAKKRDGGELTTEEIQFLVTGYTDGSIPDYQMSAWAMAVFFRGMTARETGDLTLAMAGSGEQLDLSSLQGIKVDKHSTGGVGDKTTLVVAPLVAAAGIPVAKMSGRGLGYSGGTIDKLESFAGFEVERTREQFLQQVRDIGVSVIGQSGNLTPADKKLYALRDVTATVEAVPLIASSIMSKKIAAGADAILLDVKVGKGAFMKSIEEAETLANAMVAIGSQVGRKTVAVISDMNQPLGFAVGNALEVKEAVETLAGKGPRDLTELVLAIGSRMLVMGGLVTDVEEGRKKLEDLMASGKAVDKLAEMVEAQGGNKQDVYDLSRLPQAKIIHTVTAEQDGFVSAIDAEAIGHASVVLGAGRLTKEMPIDLAVGLVLHKKRGDQVKAGEVLATIHANEDHLLQNALKEMEGAFQISTAIDGEQPLIYKIIEV, from the coding sequence ATGCGTATGGTCGATATGATCGCCAAAAAACGTGATGGCGGAGAACTGACAACAGAAGAGATTCAATTTCTGGTGACAGGCTATACAGATGGAAGTATTCCTGACTACCAAATGTCCGCGTGGGCAATGGCAGTCTTTTTCCGTGGCATGACTGCGAGAGAGACGGGAGATCTAACCTTGGCAATGGCAGGGTCAGGCGAACAGCTTGACCTGTCTTCTCTGCAAGGAATTAAAGTAGACAAGCACAGTACAGGCGGAGTAGGGGACAAGACTACTCTTGTTGTTGCGCCATTGGTAGCGGCAGCAGGTATTCCTGTGGCAAAAATGTCTGGAAGAGGCCTTGGATACTCAGGAGGCACCATTGACAAGCTGGAATCCTTCGCAGGTTTTGAAGTAGAACGCACACGCGAGCAATTTTTGCAGCAGGTGCGTGATATTGGCGTGTCTGTAATCGGGCAGTCCGGCAACCTGACACCTGCAGATAAGAAGCTGTATGCTCTGCGTGACGTGACAGCTACTGTAGAGGCTGTGCCATTGATTGCAAGCTCCATTATGTCCAAGAAGATTGCTGCTGGGGCAGATGCCATCCTGCTTGATGTAAAAGTAGGGAAGGGCGCTTTCATGAAAAGCATTGAAGAGGCAGAAACATTAGCAAATGCGATGGTTGCAATCGGCAGCCAAGTAGGACGTAAAACGGTGGCGGTTATCAGCGATATGAACCAGCCGCTTGGCTTTGCTGTGGGCAATGCACTGGAAGTGAAAGAAGCGGTGGAGACACTTGCAGGTAAAGGGCCACGCGATTTGACCGAGCTGGTATTGGCTATTGGTTCGCGCATGCTTGTTATGGGTGGCCTTGTTACTGATGTGGAAGAAGGGCGCAAGAAGCTTGAAGACCTGATGGCTTCCGGAAAAGCAGTGGATAAACTGGCGGAAATGGTAGAGGCTCAAGGCGGCAATAAGCAGGACGTCTATGATTTGTCTCGTCTGCCGCAAGCAAAGATCATTCATACGGTAACAGCCGAGCAGGACGGCTTTGTAAGCGCGATTGATGCGGAAGCGATCGGTCATGCTTCTGTTGTCTTGGGTGCTGGCAGATTGACAAAAGAAATGCCAATTGACTTGGCAGTAGGTCTTGTCCTGCACAAAAAACGCGGGGATCAGGTGAAGGCTGGAGAAGTTTTGGCCACCATCCATGCTAACGAAGACCATCTTTTGCAAAATGCGTTAAAAGAGATGGAAGGCGCCTTCCAAATTTCGACAGCAATCGATGGAGAACAACCGTTGATTTATAAAATTATCGAAGTATAG
- a CDS encoding Fur family transcriptional regulator: MLEEKLEKIKQQLHSQNYKLTPQREATVRVLLENEEDHLSAEDVYLLVKDKAPEIGLATVYRTLELLSELKILHKMNFGDGVARYDLRDDNAAYHHHHLICLNCGTVDEIFEDLLVTAEEKVKNVYNFYITDHRLTFYGICNRCVDKVNVEDFK, from the coding sequence ATGTTGGAAGAAAAATTAGAGAAAATTAAGCAGCAGTTGCATTCACAGAACTACAAGCTGACACCACAGCGTGAAGCCACTGTTCGCGTGTTGTTGGAGAATGAAGAAGATCACTTGAGTGCGGAAGATGTTTACTTGCTGGTGAAGGATAAAGCACCGGAAATCGGGCTTGCTACCGTATACAGGACATTAGAGCTGTTGAGCGAACTAAAGATCCTTCATAAAATGAATTTTGGCGATGGCGTAGCTCGTTACGATCTCCGTGATGATAATGCTGCCTATCACCATCATCACCTTATTTGCCTCAATTGTGGTACGGTGGATGAAATTTTTGAAGATCTGCTTGTCACAGCAGAAGAAAAAGTCAAGAATGTTTACAACTTTTATATTACCGACCACCGATTGACCTTCTACGGGATCTGCAATCGTTGTGTAGATAAAGTGAACGTGGAGGACTTCAAATAA
- a CDS encoding peptide ABC transporter substrate-binding protein, producing MKKNVFALVSSIAVLGTALAGCGGGQQTATPPAGGTPAPSQPATPAAEKKPQVLKMNLHSEPPTTDPGLAEDTTSGAIILATFDGLTRIGTDDKPHEAAAESYTVSDDKLTYTFKIRDAKWSNGDPVTAHDFEYAWKRALDPKTASNYAYQLYYVKNGEKANKGEAKLDEVGVKALDDKTLEVKLENPTPYFLELLAFRTYFPVNKKVIEANPKWAGEASSHVGNGPFKIESWEHKSKMVLVKNENYWDKDNVKLEKIEFSMVEDENTELSMFENGEIDWAGAPMSALPTDAIPALKEQGKIQTNPIAGTYWYKFNTEKPPFNNIKVRKAFAYSIDRQALIDNILQTGQIPAIGAVPPSMVLNPNGYFKDNDVENAKKLLEEGLKEAGMSKLPPIVLSYNTSEAHKKIAEAIQDQWKKNLGVEVKLENKEWKVYLEDMHEGKFQIGRMGWLGDFNDPINFLELFKDKMGGNNDTRWENAKYKELLNQSAKESDLEKRKKILADAEQILMDEMPIMPIYWYTQSWVQKPEVKGVHQTGLGDVDWKGAYIE from the coding sequence TTGAAAAAGAATGTGTTTGCACTTGTGAGCTCGATTGCTGTTTTAGGAACCGCCCTAGCAGGGTGCGGAGGAGGACAACAAACTGCCACTCCACCGGCAGGAGGTACACCAGCACCTTCACAGCCTGCAACACCAGCTGCTGAGAAGAAGCCACAAGTTTTAAAGATGAACCTGCACTCGGAGCCACCTACAACTGATCCTGGGCTCGCAGAGGACACGACTTCAGGCGCGATTATCTTGGCAACCTTTGATGGTTTGACCCGCATTGGGACTGACGATAAGCCGCATGAAGCTGCCGCTGAGAGCTACACCGTCTCTGATGATAAGCTCACTTACACATTTAAAATCAGAGACGCGAAATGGAGCAATGGTGACCCAGTAACAGCACATGACTTTGAGTATGCTTGGAAGCGTGCTCTCGATCCAAAAACAGCTTCCAACTACGCATATCAGCTGTACTACGTGAAGAATGGCGAAAAAGCAAACAAGGGCGAAGCAAAGCTTGATGAAGTAGGCGTGAAGGCACTAGACGATAAGACGCTGGAAGTGAAGCTGGAGAATCCGACTCCTTACTTCCTGGAACTGCTCGCATTCCGTACCTACTTCCCAGTTAACAAAAAAGTAATTGAAGCAAATCCGAAGTGGGCAGGCGAAGCAAGTTCGCACGTCGGGAATGGACCTTTCAAAATCGAATCTTGGGAGCACAAGAGCAAGATGGTGCTCGTGAAGAACGAAAATTACTGGGATAAAGACAATGTAAAGCTTGAGAAAATCGAATTCTCCATGGTAGAAGACGAAAATACAGAGCTCTCCATGTTCGAAAATGGCGAAATCGATTGGGCTGGCGCACCTATGAGCGCTTTGCCAACAGATGCGATTCCTGCATTGAAAGAGCAAGGAAAAATTCAAACCAATCCAATCGCGGGTACTTACTGGTACAAGTTCAATACCGAAAAGCCGCCATTTAATAACATAAAAGTAAGGAAAGCATTTGCCTACTCGATCGATCGACAAGCCTTGATCGACAACATTCTCCAAACGGGTCAAATCCCGGCAATTGGCGCTGTTCCTCCATCCATGGTGCTGAATCCAAATGGCTATTTCAAAGACAATGATGTAGAAAATGCGAAAAAGCTCTTGGAAGAGGGACTGAAAGAAGCAGGTATGAGCAAGCTTCCACCGATTGTCTTGTCCTACAATACATCTGAGGCTCACAAGAAGATTGCGGAGGCCATCCAAGACCAATGGAAGAAAAATCTCGGCGTAGAAGTGAAACTCGAGAATAAAGAATGGAAAGTTTACCTCGAAGATATGCATGAGGGTAAATTCCAGATTGGACGGATGGGTTGGCTGGGTGACTTCAATGACCCAATCAATTTCCTGGAACTCTTCAAAGATAAAATGGGTGGGAACAACGATACGCGTTGGGAAAATGCAAAATATAAAGAGTTGTTGAACCAATCTGCAAAGGAATCCGACCTCGAGAAACGTAAGAAAATTTTGGCAGATGCCGAGCAAATCCTGATGGATGAAATGCCAATCATGCCAATTTACTGGTACACACAATCTTGGGTTCAGAAACCAGAGGTGAAAGGTGTTCACCAAACGGGTCTGGGTGACGTGGATTGGAAAGGCGCATACATCGAGTAA
- the spoIIM gene encoding stage II sporulation protein M, which produces MRSRVGQTIQSYAREHQSLYWFTIVLFTMGIIFGAVLVNSLPLSQKQELYGFLQYFFNSLGSDGIPETSAHFQQAFGHYAKTTAIMWVLGLSIIGLPMILLMLFLKGVVVGFTVGFLVSQLQWQGVTFAMVGVLPQNLLVVPALFIVGVSGISFSLRLIRTRVLSKRDVIMPHFMGYTVLVLSMLAVLTIAALFETFISPRLMQLVLN; this is translated from the coding sequence GTGCGTTCACGAGTCGGACAAACTATCCAATCCTATGCGAGAGAACATCAGTCACTCTACTGGTTCACGATCGTCCTGTTTACGATGGGCATTATTTTCGGAGCCGTCCTCGTCAATTCACTGCCATTGTCACAGAAGCAGGAGCTATACGGTTTTCTGCAATATTTTTTCAACAGTCTTGGCAGTGATGGAATCCCTGAGACCAGTGCCCATTTTCAGCAGGCATTTGGTCATTATGCCAAGACCACTGCAATCATGTGGGTACTAGGGTTATCCATCATTGGGTTGCCGATGATTTTGTTGATGCTCTTCTTAAAAGGAGTCGTGGTCGGTTTCACCGTCGGTTTTTTGGTGAGCCAGCTCCAATGGCAAGGCGTAACATTTGCCATGGTGGGTGTTCTCCCACAAAATTTATTAGTCGTCCCTGCCCTTTTTATTGTAGGCGTCAGCGGAATATCGTTTTCACTTCGACTCATACGTACGAGAGTGCTGAGCAAAAGAGATGTTATCATGCCGCACTTTATGGGCTATACCGTCCTCGTGCTTAGCATGCTGGCGGTATTGACGATTGCAGCCTTGTTTGAAACCTTCATTTCCCCTAGGTTAATGCAGCTCGTACTTAATTAA
- the xerD gene encoding site-specific tyrosine recombinase XerD, protein MDSLIDQFIHFLTVEKGLARNTLESYQRDMVAFTSYLQEQGVARIEDSTRTHIIGYLLVLREKGRATATLSRNMASIRAFYQFLIRDKYIDKDPSIHLETPKIEKRLPKVLSVEEVERLLESPPVNHPAGLRDKAMLELLYATGIRVSELVNLDSADVNLDMGFVKCLGKGSKERIIPLGSVAIQMVRHYLQAGRPKLVKGTGDTALFLNHLGKQITRQGFWKIIKRYAQKSNIRAEITPHTLRHSFATHLLENGADLRSVQEMLGHADISTTQIYTHVTRTRIKDIYAKTHPRA, encoded by the coding sequence ATGGACAGTCTGATTGATCAGTTTATTCATTTCCTGACTGTGGAGAAAGGGTTAGCGAGAAATACCCTGGAATCCTATCAACGGGATATGGTGGCCTTTACCTCGTATTTACAAGAGCAAGGTGTCGCTCGAATAGAGGATTCTACTCGGACGCACATCATTGGGTACTTGCTTGTTTTACGGGAAAAAGGACGTGCTACAGCAACGCTTTCTCGCAATATGGCATCGATACGAGCGTTTTATCAGTTTCTCATTCGGGATAAATACATAGATAAAGATCCATCCATTCATCTAGAAACACCGAAGATCGAGAAACGCTTACCCAAAGTGCTCTCTGTTGAGGAAGTGGAACGTCTTTTGGAAAGTCCTCCTGTCAATCATCCTGCCGGGCTGCGGGACAAAGCGATGCTTGAGCTTTTATACGCGACAGGCATTCGTGTCTCGGAGTTAGTTAATCTGGATAGTGCTGATGTGAATCTGGATATGGGCTTTGTCAAATGCTTGGGAAAAGGATCAAAAGAGCGAATCATTCCGTTAGGCTCGGTTGCCATTCAAATGGTTCGCCACTATTTGCAGGCAGGGCGCCCCAAGCTGGTAAAAGGAACTGGCGATACTGCATTATTTCTGAATCACTTGGGCAAACAAATTACACGGCAAGGTTTTTGGAAAATTATTAAACGATATGCCCAAAAATCAAACATCCGTGCTGAGATTACACCCCATACGCTTCGCCACTCTTTTGCCACTCACTTACTGGAAAATGGAGCCGATTTGCGCTCTGTTCAAGAGATGCTTGGGCATGCTGATATTTCAACCACCCAGATTTACACACATGTGACCAGAACGCGGATTAAGGACATCTATGCCAAGACGCATCCGCGAGCATGA
- a CDS encoding DUF3866 family protein, producing the protein MLRLAVGTVQKVLEKQAGMQILEVRTESVAGCKLQRVLSFLQEDYKSGDLLLINTTAVHLELGTGGYHFVVGKVNQPVETDVLPNEWGHVMKMRYSPWQLAVDSVEEQASPYHDLFVQEDLSLEGTPVLIGELHSLLPVAVLTLRKKNPNVRIVYVMPDGASLPIALSQHVQQLKATGSLAATVTTGHAWGGDRESLTIHSGLLAARHVEHADIIICMLGPGVAGTGTSYGFSGVQLAEVIHAVSTLGGTPFFIPRISFGDQRARHYGISHHTISIVNRFTLCPVLVTIPIFGDERDEILSRQMKTIEGAGKHIFIKGKVPDLSELASLEKGYGLSFSTMGRNWQEDPAPFQTAWMAADFVGNSLGYIVQTVNDAPHSPASSSTLEGLGLYLTRNEVRP; encoded by the coding sequence GTGCTTCGTTTGGCGGTGGGGACGGTCCAAAAAGTTCTGGAGAAGCAAGCGGGTATGCAGATACTCGAAGTCCGGACAGAGTCAGTTGCTGGATGCAAGCTGCAGAGAGTACTGTCTTTTTTGCAGGAGGATTATAAAAGTGGCGATTTACTTTTGATCAATACAACCGCTGTTCACCTTGAATTGGGAACAGGCGGGTATCACTTTGTTGTAGGGAAGGTAAACCAACCCGTGGAAACCGATGTCCTTCCGAATGAGTGGGGCCATGTCATGAAAATGCGCTATTCACCTTGGCAGCTCGCGGTTGATTCGGTAGAAGAACAGGCCAGCCCGTACCACGATTTGTTTGTACAAGAAGACTTGTCCTTGGAAGGTACCCCTGTTTTGATCGGCGAGCTGCACAGTCTTCTACCTGTTGCTGTCCTTACTTTGCGTAAAAAAAATCCAAATGTCCGTATCGTATATGTCATGCCAGATGGCGCATCCTTGCCGATTGCCTTGAGCCAGCACGTCCAACAATTAAAAGCAACCGGGAGCTTGGCTGCTACAGTGACGACAGGTCATGCATGGGGTGGTGATCGTGAGTCGTTGACGATTCATAGTGGCTTATTGGCTGCACGCCATGTAGAACATGCCGATATCATTATATGCATGTTGGGACCTGGGGTAGCAGGTACAGGTACATCTTATGGTTTCTCGGGAGTTCAGTTGGCTGAAGTCATTCATGCTGTATCCACTCTTGGCGGAACACCCTTTTTTATTCCCAGAATCAGCTTTGGGGATCAACGTGCCAGACATTACGGCATCAGTCACCATACTATATCGATCGTAAACAGGTTTACTCTCTGTCCTGTTCTGGTTACAATCCCGATTTTCGGAGATGAAAGAGATGAAATCCTTTCACGGCAGATGAAAACAATAGAAGGTGCGGGGAAGCATATTTTCATAAAGGGAAAAGTCCCAGATCTGTCAGAGCTGGCATCACTGGAAAAGGGGTATGGCTTGTCCTTTTCTACAATGGGGCGGAATTGGCAAGAGGATCCTGCGCCTTTTCAAACGGCATGGATGGCAGCCGATTTTGTAGGAAACAGTCTGGGGTACATCGTCCAAACCGTTAACGACGCTCCGCATTCGCCCGCCTCATCAAGTACTCTTGAAGGGTTAGGTCTTTATTTGACCAGGAACGAAGTGCGGCCTTGA
- a CDS encoding Lrp/AsnC family transcriptional regulator: MKKLDHVDRQILQILHEDGRIPYTEIAHQLGVSEGTIRSRITRLLQDGVFQFVIQPDPEKLGLHVQAIIGLTTKLGLQKEVAEKLSKFSAVRFVGAYSGKHDLIIQACFHSNDELITFVNERLSQIEGIAAADVSLELKQYKDTFSFVQDDEVTLQ; the protein is encoded by the coding sequence ATGAAAAAGCTGGACCATGTCGATAGACAGATTCTGCAAATCCTCCATGAAGATGGGCGTATCCCATATACAGAAATCGCCCATCAACTAGGCGTGAGCGAAGGAACGATTCGATCGCGCATCACTCGACTTTTGCAAGACGGAGTATTCCAATTCGTAATACAACCCGATCCAGAGAAATTAGGATTACATGTGCAGGCTATCATCGGGTTAACCACAAAGCTAGGTTTGCAGAAAGAAGTGGCAGAGAAATTGAGCAAATTTTCTGCAGTACGCTTTGTAGGCGCTTATAGCGGTAAGCACGACTTGATCATCCAAGCGTGTTTCCATAGTAATGATGAGCTGATCACCTTTGTCAATGAACGACTCTCTCAAATTGAAGGCATAGCAGCTGCGGACGTTTCACTGGAACTGAAGCAGTACAAAGACACCTTCTCTTTCGTTCAAGACGACGAGGTGACCCTGCAATGA
- the deoB gene encoding phosphopentomutase, with protein sequence MQYSRVFLIVMDSVGIGEQPDAPKFNDAGANTLGHIAERVAGFSLPNLQKLGLGNIAPLQNVAPVATPMAHYGKMQEISMGKDTTTGHWEIMGLHVSTPFNTYPDGFPQELISEFEQRIGRKVLGNKVASGTDILDELGEEHMNTGAVIVYTSADSVFQVAAHEEIVPLEELYHICEVARELTLRDEFAVTRVIARPFVGQPGNFSRTANRHDYSVKPFAPTVMNRLQDAGLASIAIGKISDIYAEEGVTQSIRTKDNMDGVDQILGTMKQSFTGLSFVNLVDFDAKFGHRRDPEGYGRALMEFDARIPELLEALQDNDLLVITADHGNDPVHHGSDHTREYVPLLVYHKGIQAGQHLGIRETFADLGATIADNFGVTAPAIGESFLNHL encoded by the coding sequence ATGCAGTATTCACGAGTTTTTTTGATCGTAATGGACAGCGTAGGGATTGGCGAACAACCTGATGCGCCTAAGTTCAATGATGCAGGAGCGAACACCTTAGGCCATATTGCGGAACGAGTTGCGGGATTTTCATTGCCTAACTTGCAAAAATTGGGTTTGGGAAATATAGCACCACTCCAAAACGTTGCGCCAGTTGCAACTCCTATGGCCCATTATGGAAAAATGCAGGAAATCTCTATGGGGAAAGATACGACGACGGGCCATTGGGAGATCATGGGTCTGCATGTGTCCACTCCGTTTAACACGTATCCAGACGGATTTCCTCAAGAGTTAATCTCGGAATTTGAGCAACGTATTGGTCGTAAGGTACTCGGGAACAAAGTCGCTTCTGGGACAGACATTCTCGACGAGCTTGGCGAAGAGCATATGAATACGGGTGCAGTGATTGTCTATACATCTGCGGACAGTGTATTTCAGGTGGCAGCACACGAAGAGATTGTTCCGCTTGAAGAGCTGTACCATATTTGCGAGGTAGCTCGTGAGTTGACGCTTCGTGATGAGTTCGCCGTAACTCGTGTCATTGCGCGTCCATTTGTTGGACAGCCAGGCAATTTTAGCCGTACAGCAAATCGTCACGATTATTCCGTGAAGCCATTTGCTCCGACAGTCATGAATCGTTTGCAAGATGCTGGCCTTGCTTCTATTGCCATTGGCAAAATCAGCGACATTTACGCGGAAGAAGGCGTTACTCAATCTATCCGTACCAAAGATAACATGGATGGTGTGGATCAAATTCTGGGTACGATGAAACAATCGTTTACGGGCCTTTCCTTTGTCAATCTTGTGGACTTCGATGCGAAGTTCGGTCATCGCCGTGATCCAGAAGGGTATGGGCGGGCACTGATGGAGTTCGACGCTCGTATTCCAGAGCTTTTGGAAGCGCTACAAGATAATGATTTGTTGGTAATCACGGCAGATCACGGAAACGATCCAGTACATCATGGCAGCGACCATACCAGAGAATATGTTCCGTTGCTTGTCTATCACAAGGGTATTCAAGCTGGCCAACATTTGGGCATCCGCGAAACATTTGCGGACTTGGGTGCGACCATCGCAGACAATTTTGGGGTGACTGCTCCGGCAATTGGGGAGAGCTTCCTTAATCATTTATAA
- a CDS encoding NUDIX domain-containing protein: protein MNKYEHLYEKTISSQPIYDGRIIKVKVDEVLLPNGNTAKREIVNHQGAVAVLPITDDNKMVVVRQFRKPLERTIVEIPAGKLEPGEEPLACAMRELEEETGYVASQYTPLSSFYTSPGFADEILHVFVATGLKKGESKPDEDEFVDVLEVTLEEAHALHQSGEIRDAKTVVALFAWENKMLRERG, encoded by the coding sequence GTGAATAAATATGAACACTTATATGAAAAAACCATTTCGAGTCAGCCGATTTATGACGGGAGAATTATCAAGGTTAAGGTAGATGAAGTTCTTCTGCCCAATGGCAACACAGCCAAGCGAGAAATCGTAAATCATCAAGGGGCGGTTGCCGTATTGCCGATCACTGATGATAACAAAATGGTGGTGGTTCGACAGTTCCGCAAGCCGTTGGAGCGTACGATCGTGGAGATTCCAGCAGGAAAACTGGAGCCAGGGGAAGAGCCGCTTGCATGTGCAATGCGTGAGCTGGAGGAAGAGACGGGTTACGTTGCGAGTCAGTACACACCGCTTAGCTCTTTTTACACATCGCCGGGCTTTGCAGATGAAATTTTACATGTTTTTGTAGCCACTGGTTTGAAAAAAGGAGAGAGCAAGCCGGACGAGGATGAGTTCGTTGATGTGCTGGAAGTGACACTGGAAGAAGCGCATGCCCTGCATCAAAGTGGAGAAATTCGAGATGCCAAGACGGTCGTGGCATTGTTTGCGTGGGAAAACAAAATGCTGCGTGAGCGTGGATAG
- a CDS encoding YqzK family protein: MKVSYRRVMEGLRFLLLFITCTLLSYGIITLLADKFLPANPYHEPHGNAVKVVKVINTSQAQDFDGYVARLQLFFLTGE; the protein is encoded by the coding sequence ATGAAAGTCTCTTATCGTCGCGTGATGGAGGGTCTGCGTTTCTTGCTTCTATTCATTACTTGTACCTTGCTCTCCTACGGCATCATTACCTTGCTGGCGGACAAATTTCTCCCGGCAAACCCTTATCATGAACCACATGGAAATGCGGTGAAGGTAGTAAAAGTCATCAATACCTCTCAGGCACAGGATTTTGACGGATATGTCGCACGACTTCAGCTCTTTTTTTTAACGGGAGAGTAA
- a CDS encoding endonuclease Q family protein has translation MLPTYFCDMHIHIGGTWTGKPVKITASRQMTLTKILEEASDKKGMDVIGIIDAHSPEVQDELVDLLEKGVATEQEYGGISYKDTLLILGCEVEIKEPERGAAHFLVYLPKLQEMKRFTAWLSERCKNVQLSSQRIYTSLKELQACVQQLQGLLIPAHIFTPHKGLYGSCTDSMAEVFDPSLIYAVELGLSANTNMADRISELHDKTFLTNSDAHSLAKIGREYQAIYMQERSFAEWVKAIKRIGGRGVHMNYGLHPELGKYHQTACQGCQSLLAADASGKCPECGFQRIVRGVAARIDQLADVEVGQHPAFRPPYIEQIPLEFIPGIGPKLLDKLYRSFGTQMNVLHRVNEEELSHVVGEKIASLIVQAREGKLSVQKGGAGTYGKIVPM, from the coding sequence ATGCTTCCTACCTATTTTTGCGACATGCATATTCACATCGGTGGTACGTGGACAGGTAAACCTGTGAAAATAACGGCTTCACGCCAAATGACTCTCACAAAAATTTTGGAGGAGGCCTCCGATAAAAAAGGGATGGATGTCATCGGGATAATCGATGCACATTCGCCTGAGGTTCAGGATGAGCTGGTAGATCTGTTGGAAAAGGGAGTAGCGACTGAACAGGAGTATGGAGGAATTTCCTACAAAGATACGTTGTTAATCTTGGGGTGCGAAGTAGAAATCAAAGAGCCAGAACGCGGTGCAGCTCACTTTCTCGTTTATCTGCCGAAGCTGCAAGAAATGAAGCGATTTACCGCATGGCTGTCAGAACGCTGCAAAAATGTTCAATTGAGCTCTCAGCGTATCTACACATCACTTAAGGAATTGCAAGCTTGTGTCCAGCAATTACAGGGTCTTTTGATCCCGGCACATATTTTTACACCGCATAAAGGGTTGTACGGGAGCTGTACGGATTCAATGGCTGAAGTGTTTGATCCTTCGCTCATCTATGCGGTTGAGCTGGGCTTGAGTGCGAATACCAATATGGCGGACCGCATATCCGAGCTACATGACAAAACCTTTCTCACGAACTCAGATGCCCATTCTCTGGCGAAGATAGGCCGGGAATATCAAGCGATATATATGCAAGAGCGTTCCTTCGCAGAGTGGGTGAAAGCGATCAAGCGCATCGGTGGAAGAGGGGTTCATATGAATTACGGTCTGCATCCCGAGCTAGGCAAGTATCACCAGACGGCGTGCCAAGGTTGTCAGTCTCTACTCGCGGCGGATGCCTCAGGCAAATGTCCGGAATGCGGCTTCCAACGAATTGTGCGAGGGGTTGCAGCGCGCATTGATCAGCTAGCGGATGTTGAGGTCGGCCAGCATCCGGCGTTTCGTCCTCCTTATATCGAGCAAATCCCGTTGGAATTCATTCCGGGAATTGGTCCCAAATTATTGGACAAGCTGTATCGGTCGTTTGGTACACAGATGAACGTGCTGCATCGCGTGAACGAAGAAGAGCTCTCCCATGTTGTCGGAGAGAAAATCGCTTCACTTATTGTACAAGCACGAGAGGGAAAACTCTCTGTCCAAAAGGGCGGCGCCGGTACCTACGGAAAGATCGTCCCGATGTAG